Proteins encoded together in one Streptomyces sp. B1I3 window:
- a CDS encoding polysaccharide deacetylase family protein — protein sequence MKNDQLPAGRRTLLRLALALGAATAVRMVAADPAGTPARPGGEPPDPVAGPPARAQTGGGAYRLRPMTGHGAPRFLPAPPPVRTRPFEELPELGRDAMVLSFDDGPDPRYTPDVLATLRRYGVRAMFFVCGEMATDHRDLLRVMADDGHVVGNHSWSHPLIPELSRSAIRDELGRTSDVIEQTLGAPPLWYRAPYGAWNRNSFEIGASMGMEPMAWTVDSLDWTRPGTDTIVRRVERGAAPGVVILSHDAGGNRSQSVAALRRYLPALLGNGYRPTVPHRG from the coding sequence ATGAAAAATGATCAGCTCCCGGCCGGACGCCGCACGCTCCTGCGCCTCGCCCTCGCGCTCGGGGCCGCCACCGCCGTACGCATGGTCGCCGCGGACCCGGCCGGTACGCCCGCCCGGCCGGGCGGAGAGCCGCCGGACCCGGTCGCCGGGCCGCCGGCCCGCGCGCAGACCGGGGGCGGGGCCTACCGGCTGAGACCCATGACCGGGCACGGTGCCCCCCGCTTCCTGCCCGCGCCGCCACCGGTCCGCACCCGCCCCTTCGAGGAGCTGCCGGAGCTCGGGCGCGATGCCATGGTGCTCAGCTTCGACGACGGCCCCGACCCCCGATACACACCGGACGTCCTCGCCACGCTGCGCAGGTACGGCGTCCGGGCGATGTTCTTCGTCTGCGGCGAGATGGCCACCGACCACCGGGACCTGCTGCGCGTCATGGCGGACGACGGGCACGTGGTGGGCAACCACTCCTGGTCGCACCCGCTGATCCCGGAGCTCTCGCGGAGCGCGATCAGGGACGAACTGGGCCGCACCAGCGACGTGATCGAACAGACGCTGGGCGCCCCGCCCCTCTGGTACCGAGCCCCGTACGGCGCCTGGAACCGCAACTCCTTCGAGATCGGCGCCTCGATGGGCATGGAACCGATGGCCTGGACCGTCGACAGCCTGGACTGGACGAGGCCGGGAACCGACACCATCGTCCGCCGGGTCGAGCGGGGCGCGGCCCCCGGCGTCGTGATCCTCTCGCACGACGCGGGCGGCAACCGGTCCCAGAGCGTGGCGGCGCTGCGACGGTACCTCCCCGCGCTGCTCGGGAACGGCTACCGGCCGACGGTCCCTCACCGCGGGTGA
- a CDS encoding Fpg/Nei family DNA glycosylase translates to MPELPEVEALRDFLDDHLVGKEIARVLPLAISVLKTYDPPLTALEGATVTAMARHGKFLDITAGGLHLIIHLARAGWLQWKDGFPTAPPRPGKGPLALRTVLTGGDGFDLTEMGTTKRLAVHLVRDPAEVPGVARLGPDPLADSFDREAFARLLGGVRRQIKGALRDQSLIAGVGNAYSDEILHVAKMSPFKLTTSLGDDDITHLHTALRTTLQEAVERSRGVAAGKLKAEKKSGMRVHGRAGQACPVCGDTVLEVSFSDSSLQYCPTCQTGGKPLADRRLSRLLK, encoded by the coding sequence ATGCCCGAACTGCCGGAAGTCGAAGCCCTGCGGGACTTCCTCGACGACCACCTCGTCGGCAAGGAGATCGCCCGCGTCCTGCCCCTCGCGATCAGCGTCCTCAAGACGTACGACCCACCGCTCACCGCCCTGGAGGGAGCCACCGTCACCGCCATGGCCCGCCACGGCAAGTTCCTGGACATCACGGCCGGAGGCCTCCACCTGATCATCCACCTGGCCCGGGCCGGCTGGCTGCAGTGGAAGGACGGCTTCCCCACGGCCCCGCCGCGGCCGGGCAAGGGGCCCCTGGCCCTGCGCACGGTTCTCACCGGCGGCGACGGCTTCGACCTGACCGAGATGGGCACCACCAAGCGCCTCGCCGTACACCTGGTGCGCGACCCGGCGGAGGTGCCCGGCGTCGCACGTCTCGGCCCCGACCCCCTGGCCGACTCCTTCGACCGCGAGGCGTTCGCCCGGCTGCTCGGCGGCGTGCGCCGGCAGATCAAAGGGGCCCTCCGGGACCAGTCGCTGATCGCGGGCGTCGGCAACGCCTACAGCGACGAGATCCTGCACGTCGCGAAGATGTCGCCCTTCAAGCTCACCACCAGCCTCGGCGACGACGACATCACCCACCTGCACACCGCCCTGCGCACCACCCTCCAGGAGGCCGTGGAACGCTCCCGCGGTGTCGCGGCCGGGAAGCTCAAGGCGGAGAAGAAGAGCGGCATGCGCGTCCACGGCCGCGCCGGACAGGCCTGCCCCGTCTGCGGTGACACCGTACTGGAGGTGTCGTTCAGCGACTCCTCGCTGCAGTACTGCCCCACCTGCCAGACCGGCGGGAAGCCCCTCGCCGACCGCCGCCTGTCCCGCCTGCTCAAGTAG
- a CDS encoding aldo/keto reductase gives MRRNRLGRSPVEITELSFGAAAIGNLFTEVGAEQAAAAVDAAWQEGVRYFDTAPHYGTGLSERRLGEALRAHPRDAYAVSTKAGRVLEPLTAAEAAASDGLSEGFAVPHTHRRRWDFSGDGIRRSLEDSLERLGLDRVDVVYLHDPDDHEEAAFREGYPALEKLRAEGMVGAIGAGMNQTAMLTRFVRDTDVDVVLCAGRFTLLDRSALDTLLPEAASRGRSVVVGGVFNSGLLADPRPGATYDYAAAPAPLVERALRIKAVTEKHGVPLRAAALHHPLGHPAVAGVLVGTRSADEVRDAAALLRTPVPDALWDDLRTEGLLDACRPSPGAGDHPGSGT, from the coding sequence ATGCGGCGCAACAGGCTCGGACGCAGTCCGGTGGAGATCACCGAACTGTCCTTCGGTGCGGCGGCCATCGGCAACCTCTTCACCGAGGTCGGAGCCGAACAGGCCGCCGCCGCCGTCGACGCGGCGTGGCAGGAGGGCGTCCGCTACTTCGACACGGCACCGCACTACGGGACCGGGCTGTCCGAACGCCGCCTCGGCGAGGCCCTGCGCGCACACCCCAGGGACGCGTACGCGGTCTCCACGAAGGCCGGCCGGGTACTGGAGCCACTGACGGCCGCGGAGGCGGCGGCGTCCGACGGACTGTCGGAAGGGTTCGCCGTCCCGCACACCCACCGCCGCCGCTGGGACTTCAGCGGCGACGGCATCCGCAGGTCCCTGGAGGACAGCCTCGAACGGCTCGGCCTCGACCGCGTGGACGTCGTCTACCTCCACGACCCCGACGACCACGAGGAGGCGGCGTTCCGCGAGGGGTATCCGGCTCTGGAGAAGCTGCGCGCGGAAGGCATGGTCGGCGCCATCGGCGCCGGCATGAACCAGACCGCCATGCTCACCCGCTTCGTGCGCGACACAGACGTGGACGTCGTCCTGTGCGCCGGCCGCTTCACCCTCCTCGACCGCAGCGCACTCGACACCCTGCTGCCCGAGGCCGCCTCGCGGGGACGCAGCGTCGTCGTCGGAGGCGTCTTCAACTCCGGACTGCTCGCCGACCCGCGCCCCGGAGCGACGTACGACTATGCCGCGGCCCCCGCCCCCCTCGTCGAACGGGCTCTGCGCATCAAGGCCGTGACGGAGAAGCACGGAGTCCCGCTGCGGGCCGCCGCGCTGCATCACCCGCTCGGTCACCCGGCCGTCGCGGGAGTCCTCGTCGGAACCCGTTCGGCCGACGAGGTACGGGACGCCGCCGCCCTGCTCCGCACACCCGTGCCGGACGCACTCTGGGACGACCTGCGCACCGAAGGGCTCCTGGACGCCTGCCGGCCCTCCCCGGGAGCGGGCGACCACCCGGGGTCCGGCACGTGA
- a CDS encoding sensor histidine kinase: protein MTGAGIAVITVLALLLFGTGFLLGRTARPVRTSDVGTPVEHATFETLHTASLAAPPLRAGLTEESAGRSARRLRSLLGTDALCLTDRDRVLAWDGEGDYHGKDVMDQVQALLASGRDTAFHSDCGDLDCPLRWAVAVPLTVDHRVLGTLVAYAPRESAVLARAAGEVARWVCVQLELAELDRSRTQLIEAEIKALRAQISPHFIFNSLAAIASFVRTDPEQARELLLEFADFTRYSFRRHGEFTTLADELHSIDQYLALVRARFGERLSVTLQVAPEVLPVSLPFLCLQPLVENAVKHGLEGAVRSSRITISALDAGAEAEVVIEDDGAGMEPERLRRILRGEGGISSGIGLLNVDERLRQVYGDAYGLVIETGLGAGMKITLRLPKYRAGVHGS, encoded by the coding sequence ATGACCGGGGCCGGGATCGCCGTCATCACCGTGCTCGCCCTACTGCTCTTCGGGACCGGCTTCCTGCTGGGCCGCACGGCCCGCCCGGTGCGCACCAGCGATGTCGGTACCCCCGTCGAGCACGCCACGTTCGAGACCCTGCACACGGCTTCCCTGGCCGCGCCCCCGCTGCGCGCCGGACTGACCGAGGAGAGCGCCGGCAGATCGGCGCGCCGGCTCCGCTCGCTGCTCGGCACCGACGCCCTCTGCCTCACCGACCGCGACCGGGTGCTCGCGTGGGACGGCGAGGGGGATTACCACGGCAAGGACGTGATGGACCAGGTCCAGGCGCTCCTCGCCAGCGGCCGGGACACCGCCTTCCACAGCGACTGCGGTGACCTGGACTGCCCGCTCCGCTGGGCGGTCGCGGTCCCGTTGACGGTCGACCACCGGGTGCTCGGTACGCTCGTGGCGTACGCCCCCCGCGAATCGGCCGTGCTCGCGCGGGCGGCGGGGGAGGTGGCCCGATGGGTCTGCGTACAGCTGGAACTCGCCGAGCTCGACCGCTCCCGCACCCAGCTCATCGAGGCCGAGATCAAGGCGCTGCGGGCCCAGATCTCGCCGCACTTCATCTTCAACTCGCTCGCCGCCATCGCTTCCTTCGTCCGGACCGATCCCGAACAGGCGCGTGAACTGCTCCTGGAGTTCGCCGATTTCACCCGCTACTCGTTCCGCAGGCACGGCGAGTTCACCACGCTGGCCGACGAACTCCACTCCATCGACCAGTACCTGGCGCTCGTACGGGCCCGGTTCGGCGAACGGCTCTCCGTGACCCTGCAGGTGGCCCCGGAGGTGCTCCCCGTCTCCCTGCCGTTCCTCTGCCTCCAGCCGCTGGTCGAGAACGCGGTCAAGCACGGGCTGGAGGGTGCGGTGCGCAGCAGCCGCATCACCATCAGCGCCCTGGACGCCGGTGCCGAGGCCGAGGTCGTCATCGAGGACGACGGCGCCGGGATGGAGCCGGAGCGGCTGCGGCGGATCCTGCGCGGGGAGGGCGGCATCTCCTCCGGGATCGGCCTGCTCAACGTGGACGAGCGGCTGCGGCAGGTGTACGGCGACGCGTACGGGCTCGTCATCGAGACGGGCCTCGGGGCGGGCATGAAGATCACCCTGCGGTTGCCCAAGTACCGTGCGGGCGTCCACGGTTCGTGA
- a CDS encoding LytTR family DNA-binding domain-containing protein produces the protein MLRVLAVDDEEPALEELLYLLRADPRIRSAEGATGATEALRRIGGAVDAGPEDPSAIDVVFLDIHMAGLTGLDVAQLLAGFAAPPLIVFVTAHEGFAVHAFDLKAVDYVLKPVRRERLAEAVRRVAEQVGERSAPVHDSAADQIAVELGGVIRFVPVEDIAYAEAQGDYARLHTATGSHLVRIPLTTLEERWRSRGFVRIHRRHLVALNRIDELRLDAGSMSVRIGEAELAVSRRHTRALRDLLMRQTGR, from the coding sequence ATGCTGCGAGTACTGGCCGTCGACGACGAAGAGCCCGCCCTGGAGGAACTGCTCTACCTCCTGCGCGCCGACCCCCGCATCCGGAGCGCCGAAGGGGCCACGGGGGCCACCGAGGCGCTGCGACGCATCGGTGGCGCCGTCGACGCCGGACCGGAGGACCCGTCGGCCATCGACGTCGTCTTCCTGGACATCCACATGGCCGGTCTCACCGGACTCGACGTGGCGCAGCTCCTGGCCGGCTTCGCAGCGCCCCCTCTCATCGTCTTCGTCACCGCCCACGAAGGCTTCGCCGTGCACGCCTTCGACCTCAAGGCCGTCGACTACGTGCTCAAACCCGTGCGCCGGGAGCGCCTGGCCGAAGCCGTGCGCCGCGTCGCCGAACAGGTCGGCGAACGCTCCGCACCCGTCCACGACAGCGCGGCCGACCAGATCGCGGTCGAACTCGGCGGGGTCATCCGGTTCGTCCCCGTCGAGGACATCGCGTACGCCGAGGCGCAGGGCGACTACGCCCGGCTGCACACCGCCACGGGCAGCCACCTCGTCCGGATCCCGCTCACCACCCTCGAGGAACGCTGGCGGTCCCGGGGTTTCGTGCGCATCCACCGGCGCCATCTCGTCGCGCTGAACCGCATCGACGAGCTACGGCTCGACGCGGGCAGCATGAGCGTGCGCATCGGGGAGGCGGAGCTCGCGGTCAGCCGTCGTCACACCCGGGCCCTGCGTGACCTCCTGATGCGGCAGACCGGCCGCTGA
- a CDS encoding zf-HC2 domain-containing protein, translating to MTADRGDEPHVVRLLGGYVLGALAAEETGPVARHLQRCDGCAAAYVEVAEAVCLLSLLDEEDLLE from the coding sequence ATGACCGCCGACCGCGGTGACGAGCCCCACGTGGTGCGGCTGCTGGGCGGGTACGTGCTCGGCGCCCTGGCCGCGGAGGAGACCGGCCCCGTCGCCCGGCACCTCCAGCGGTGCGACGGGTGCGCCGCGGCCTACGTGGAGGTCGCGGAGGCCGTGTGCCTGCTTTCGCTGCTCGACGAGGAGGACCTGCTGGAATAG
- a CDS encoding amidohydrolase, which yields MTPSPRIVDAHHHVWDLTVRAQDWLGGEHLAPLRRTFALDDLKPDARAAGVGATVLVQTVTAPEETPELLALAAADHLVAGVVGWTDLTAPDVADTLAGFRELPGGDRLVGVRHQVQSEPDPEWLLRPDVLRGLRAVADAGLVYDLVVRPVHLPAAARAAALVPGLTFVLDHAGKPPVAQRRTHPWADGLRALAALPNTACKLSGLVTEADPRSWTVEDLRPYTDTMIDAFGPGRLMFGSDWPVCLLAAPYADVVGAARTLTGRLGDDGVRSVFAGTARRVYGLRTS from the coding sequence GTGACGCCGTCCCCGCGCATCGTCGACGCCCACCACCACGTGTGGGACCTGACCGTACGAGCCCAGGACTGGCTCGGCGGCGAGCACCTGGCCCCGCTGCGCCGCACCTTCGCCCTCGACGACCTGAAGCCCGACGCCCGCGCCGCAGGCGTGGGCGCCACCGTCCTCGTCCAGACCGTCACCGCCCCCGAGGAGACCCCCGAGCTCCTCGCGCTCGCCGCCGCCGACCACCTCGTCGCGGGTGTCGTCGGCTGGACCGACCTCACCGCACCGGACGTCGCAGACACCCTCGCGGGGTTCCGCGAACTGCCCGGCGGCGACCGGCTCGTCGGCGTCCGCCACCAGGTCCAGAGCGAACCCGACCCCGAATGGCTGCTGCGCCCCGACGTCCTGCGAGGGCTCCGGGCCGTCGCCGACGCCGGACTCGTCTACGACCTCGTCGTCCGGCCGGTCCACCTGCCCGCCGCGGCCCGTGCCGCGGCGCTCGTGCCCGGGCTCACCTTCGTCCTCGACCACGCGGGCAAACCGCCGGTGGCCCAGCGGCGCACGCACCCGTGGGCCGACGGCCTGCGGGCGCTGGCCGCGCTGCCCAACACCGCCTGCAAACTCTCCGGCCTGGTCACCGAGGCGGACCCCCGCTCCTGGACCGTCGAGGACCTGCGGCCGTACACCGACACGATGATCGACGCCTTCGGCCCCGGCCGTCTGATGTTCGGCTCCGACTGGCCGGTGTGCCTGCTCGCCGCTCCGTACGCCGACGTCGTCGGCGCGGCACGCACGCTCACCGGCCGTCTCGGCGACGACGGAGTGCGCTCCGTCTTCGCCGGGACCGCCCGCCGCGTCTACGGCCTGCGCACATCCTGA
- a CDS encoding cation acetate symporter, with amino-acid sequence MSAPGHPASVVAVALVVLATVLVGGFGLRISRTTSDFYVASRTVRPRLNAAAISGEYLSAASFLGIAGLVLVHGPDMLWYPVGYTAGYLVLLVFVAAPLRRSGAYTLPDFAEGRLESREVRRLVSVFVVGAGWVYLVPQLQGAGLTLKTLTGAPGWLGDVLVASVVVIAVAAGGMRSITFVQVFQYWLKLTALLVPAVFLVLAWRGDGQPRVSFDDQVSAFRADHPLYATYGLIVATFLGTMGLPHVVVRFYTSPNGRDARRTTVAVLALVGTFYLLPPVYGALGRLYAPELIHGGDSDAAVLLLPARVIGGLGGDLLGALVAGGAFAAFLSTASGLTMAVAGVITQDVLPSRGVRHFRLATVLAIAVPLAGSLLVGRVPVADAVGMAFAVSASSFCPLLVLGIWWRRLTPPGAIAGLLLGGGSALLSVAITVSGAVRPPGWPHALLAWPAVWSVPVGFLAMILVSLATPGRIPPGTNAAMSRFHLPEALTSGRGR; translated from the coding sequence GTGAGCGCACCCGGCCATCCGGCATCGGTGGTGGCGGTCGCCCTCGTCGTCCTCGCCACCGTCCTCGTCGGCGGATTCGGGCTGCGGATCTCCCGCACCACATCCGACTTCTACGTCGCCTCCCGCACCGTACGGCCGCGGCTCAACGCCGCGGCGATCAGCGGCGAGTACCTCTCGGCGGCCTCCTTCCTCGGTATCGCCGGGCTGGTCCTCGTGCACGGCCCCGACATGCTCTGGTACCCGGTCGGCTACACCGCCGGATACCTCGTGCTGCTGGTCTTCGTGGCCGCTCCGCTGCGCCGCTCCGGGGCGTACACCCTGCCGGACTTCGCCGAAGGGCGCCTGGAGTCGCGGGAGGTGCGCAGGCTGGTCAGCGTCTTCGTGGTCGGCGCGGGCTGGGTGTACCTCGTACCGCAGCTCCAGGGCGCCGGCCTCACCCTGAAAACCCTCACAGGAGCGCCCGGCTGGCTCGGCGACGTCCTCGTCGCCTCGGTCGTGGTGATCGCCGTCGCGGCGGGCGGCATGCGCTCGATCACCTTCGTCCAGGTGTTCCAGTACTGGCTGAAGCTCACCGCGCTCCTCGTCCCGGCGGTCTTCCTGGTGCTGGCCTGGCGCGGCGACGGACAGCCCCGCGTCAGCTTCGACGACCAGGTCTCGGCCTTCCGCGCCGACCACCCGCTCTACGCGACGTACGGACTGATCGTGGCGACCTTCCTCGGCACGATGGGCCTGCCCCACGTCGTGGTGCGCTTCTACACCAGCCCCAACGGCCGAGACGCCCGCCGGACCACCGTCGCGGTCCTCGCCCTGGTCGGCACGTTCTACCTGCTGCCCCCGGTGTACGGGGCGCTGGGCAGGCTGTACGCACCCGAGCTCATCCACGGCGGCGACTCCGACGCCGCCGTGCTGCTGCTGCCCGCCCGGGTGATCGGCGGTCTCGGCGGTGACCTGCTCGGCGCGCTCGTCGCGGGCGGCGCGTTCGCCGCGTTCCTCTCCACGGCGTCCGGGCTCACCATGGCCGTCGCCGGAGTGATCACGCAGGACGTCCTGCCCTCGCGGGGCGTACGGCACTTCCGGCTGGCCACCGTCCTCGCCATCGCCGTACCGCTGGCCGGGTCGCTGCTGGTCGGCAGGGTGCCGGTGGCCGACGCCGTCGGGATGGCGTTCGCGGTCTCCGCCTCGTCGTTCTGTCCCCTGCTCGTCCTCGGCATCTGGTGGCGCCGGCTCACCCCGCCCGGGGCGATCGCGGGGCTGCTGCTCGGCGGGGGTTCCGCGCTGCTGTCCGTGGCGATCACCGTCAGCGGCGCGGTCCGGCCGCCGGGCTGGCCGCACGCCCTGCTCGCCTGGCCCGCGGTCTGGTCCGTACCGGTCGGCTTCCTCGCCATGATCCTGGTCTCCCTCGCCACCCCGGGACGGATACCGCCGGGCACCAACGCCGCCATGTCCCGCTTCCACCTGCCGGAAGCGCTGACCTCGGGAAGAGGACGATGA
- a CDS encoding universal stress protein, which yields MTDQQRHRFERGTDGPKVIVAGIDGSDSSMRAAAYAAGLARRQNAMLALVYVQPVLSAGAALGAPVAEATGDVAEGLVNEIRTATERLKDIWNVRWEFHTFRGDPYNGLVTAADELKADAVVVGASESAGHRFVGSVAVRLVKAGRWPVTVVP from the coding sequence GTGACAGACCAGCAACGACACCGGTTCGAGCGCGGCACGGACGGCCCCAAAGTGATCGTCGCCGGCATCGACGGATCGGACTCCTCGATGCGTGCCGCGGCGTACGCGGCGGGCCTCGCCCGCCGTCAGAACGCGATGCTCGCCCTCGTCTACGTGCAGCCGGTGCTCTCGGCCGGCGCGGCCCTGGGGGCACCGGTGGCCGAGGCGACCGGTGACGTCGCCGAGGGGCTGGTGAACGAGATCAGGACGGCGACGGAGCGGCTCAAGGACATATGGAACGTGCGGTGGGAGTTCCACACCTTCCGCGGCGATCCGTACAACGGACTCGTGACGGCGGCGGACGAACTGAAGGCGGACGCCGTGGTGGTCGGGGCGTCGGAGTCCGCCGGGCACCGGTTCGTCGGATCGGTGGCGGTGCGGCTGGTGAAGGCCGGGCGCTGGCCGGTCACCGTGGTGCCGTGA
- a CDS encoding zf-HC2 domain-containing protein, whose protein sequence is MRPTECPQDAAAYALGVLGAADAFRFEEHLAGCTACAVRVGQFGVVADRLAAYAELLPAGAAPVEAPGPQLLGRLVAAVAAGRRTSRRRRLALVAAAVVLGVGGPAAVAGTQGGPPGRAVQERWTGAGAQPEPAVRAVVTTGAREWGTDVGLEVAARVPEPGVCALVAVGRDGSEQTVSTWSAGGGGGQRVTLRGGAALRPADIDHFEVRAGDGRRLATVTRSAT, encoded by the coding sequence ATGCGCCCCACCGAATGCCCTCAGGACGCCGCAGCCTACGCGCTCGGTGTGCTGGGTGCCGCCGACGCCTTCCGCTTCGAGGAGCACCTGGCCGGGTGTACCGCGTGCGCGGTCCGGGTGGGGCAGTTCGGGGTGGTGGCGGACCGGCTGGCGGCGTACGCGGAGCTGCTGCCTGCGGGGGCCGCCCCGGTGGAGGCTCCCGGCCCCCAGCTGCTGGGCCGGCTGGTCGCCGCGGTCGCGGCCGGGCGCCGCACGTCGCGTAGGCGGCGGCTGGCACTCGTGGCGGCTGCCGTGGTGCTCGGCGTCGGCGGGCCGGCGGCGGTGGCCGGCACGCAGGGCGGGCCACCGGGGCGGGCGGTGCAGGAGCGGTGGACCGGGGCGGGGGCGCAGCCCGAACCGGCGGTGCGCGCGGTGGTGACGACGGGTGCGCGGGAGTGGGGTACGGACGTCGGTCTCGAGGTGGCGGCGCGGGTCCCGGAGCCGGGGGTGTGCGCGCTGGTCGCTGTGGGGCGGGACGGCAGTGAGCAGACGGTGAGCACCTGGTCGGCGGGCGGGGGCGGCGGGCAGCGGGTGACGCTGCGGGGCGGCGCGGCGCTGCGGCCGGCGGACATCGATCACTTCGAGGTGCGGGCCGGGGACGGCCGCCGGCTGGCGACGGTGACCCGCTCGGCTACTTGA
- a CDS encoding CapA family protein, protein MTHRIRHATVLAVAGLLAAATACTGQQSTPPGFAGRQLSEERGVGGAGAGEADTARTFTLLASGDVLPHSSIIERAAADAGGRGYDFRPMLKGAAPLVSRADLAICHMETVYAQDGGPYTGYPSFRSPSEVATALRATGFDSCSTASNHTLDDGAQGIGRTLDALDKAGVAHAGSARSVSEAGRTTVLKAGTGKKAAKVAHLAYTYGTNDIPLPAGRPWAVNLIDRNRILADARAARREGADVVVLSLHWGTEWQDAPDDTQLALGRELTASTTAGRPDIDLVLGTHAHVPQAYEKVNGTWVVYGMGDQIAGAMINHEGVRDPRGNESSMGRFTFAPPAAAGERWKVTKAEFLPQWFDTETGRVTALDAPHGDPTGRRREIRDRISGVVLSRGAAQDGLVRGK, encoded by the coding sequence ATGACGCACCGCATCCGACACGCCACGGTGCTCGCCGTCGCCGGACTGCTTGCCGCCGCGACGGCCTGTACCGGCCAGCAGTCCACGCCACCCGGGTTCGCCGGGCGGCAGCTGTCCGAAGAGCGGGGCGTGGGCGGAGCGGGGGCCGGGGAAGCGGACACTGCCCGCACCTTCACCCTGCTGGCCTCGGGCGACGTCCTGCCGCACTCCTCGATCATCGAACGCGCGGCCGCCGACGCCGGCGGAAGGGGATACGACTTCCGCCCGATGCTCAAGGGCGCCGCCCCTCTGGTCTCGCGTGCGGATCTGGCCATCTGTCACATGGAGACGGTCTACGCCCAGGACGGCGGTCCCTACACGGGCTACCCGTCCTTCCGCTCGCCGTCCGAGGTGGCGACGGCCCTGCGCGCCACCGGCTTCGACTCCTGTTCCACGGCCTCCAACCACACCCTGGACGACGGGGCCCAGGGCATCGGGCGCACGCTCGACGCGCTGGACAAGGCCGGCGTCGCCCACGCCGGCTCCGCCCGCTCCGTGTCCGAGGCCGGCCGGACGACCGTGCTCAAGGCGGGCACCGGCAAGAAGGCGGCGAAGGTCGCCCACCTCGCGTACACCTACGGCACGAACGACATCCCGCTCCCCGCCGGGCGTCCCTGGGCCGTCAACCTGATCGACAGGAACCGGATCCTCGCCGATGCCCGTGCGGCCCGCCGTGAGGGCGCCGACGTGGTCGTCCTCTCTCTGCACTGGGGTACGGAATGGCAGGACGCCCCCGACGACACGCAGCTGGCACTCGGACGCGAGCTGACGGCCTCCACCACGGCGGGGCGCCCCGACATCGACCTCGTCCTGGGCACCCACGCGCATGTCCCGCAGGCGTACGAGAAGGTCAACGGCACGTGGGTCGTCTACGGCATGGGCGACCAGATCGCCGGTGCGATGATCAACCACGAGGGCGTGCGGGACCCGCGCGGAAACGAGAGCTCGATGGGCCGCTTCACCTTCGCGCCGCCTGCCGCAGCCGGTGAGCGCTGGAAGGTCACGAAGGCCGAGTTCCTGCCCCAGTGGTTCGACACCGAAACCGGGCGCGTCACCGCACTCGACGCTCCGCACGGGGACCCCACCGGCAGGCGACGAGAGATCCGGGACCGGATCAGCGGCGTGGTACTCAGCCGGGGCGCGGCCCAGGACGGTCTCGTCAGGGGAAAATGA
- a CDS encoding sigma-70 family RNA polymerase sigma factor gives MTTATTDERALAELQREHGPALFHFLLGLTFGDRQRAEDLLQETLVRAWQHPEAFDAPYDSMRPWLFTVARRLAIDARRSRQARPTEVSDVVLESAPARENTADAAVRALDVREAVRTLSPEHRAVLVQIYFRGLSVGETAQALGIPAGTVKSRSYYALRLLSRNLPGYSSRSSSSSSESRHTASATST, from the coding sequence ATGACCACGGCGACGACCGATGAGCGGGCCCTCGCGGAGCTGCAGCGGGAACACGGGCCGGCCCTGTTCCACTTCCTGCTCGGGCTGACCTTCGGCGACCGCCAGCGGGCGGAGGACCTGCTGCAGGAGACCTTGGTGCGCGCCTGGCAGCACCCGGAGGCGTTCGACGCCCCGTACGACTCGATGCGCCCCTGGCTCTTCACCGTGGCCAGGCGCCTGGCCATCGACGCCCGCAGGTCCCGTCAGGCCCGGCCTACCGAGGTCAGCGACGTGGTCCTGGAGAGTGCGCCCGCGCGGGAGAACACCGCGGACGCGGCGGTACGCGCGCTCGACGTGCGCGAAGCCGTCAGGACGCTGAGCCCCGAACACCGCGCGGTCCTCGTACAGATCTACTTCCGCGGGCTGAGCGTGGGTGAGACGGCCCAGGCCCTCGGCATACCGGCGGGCACCGTCAAGTCCCGCTCGTACTACGCACTGCGGCTGCTCTCGCGCAACCTCCCCGGCTATTCCAGCAGGTCCTCCTCGTCGAGCAGCGAAAGCAGGCACACGGCCTCCGCGACCTCCACGTAG